Proteins encoded in a region of the Maniola jurtina chromosome 12, ilManJurt1.1, whole genome shotgun sequence genome:
- the LOC123870081 gene encoding uncharacterized protein LOC123870081 isoform X1 — translation MDIKNRMLLQHHQQDIVRDLDVNYILDELFTNNAISNEVFDHIYNLTDRVDRTRYLLDTLLQSGNNNAFNAFVDSLAKDYKWLWEKLAVENNTTMIEDSFEDSLSRGDVPRLPDHFVRRMALERDILVKLRSLNRHQILVLHGMSGCGKTALAISLLRSNPLLITSDFNGVMFWLNFGDCKSDDDIIAQQNKLYRKASSLSLHISHMRPTISMSSICSNADSLSSYDLSWQELRDRLKSLFAEAQLKDALLVLDELNEKKCLEAFDIGCRILVTTRDTDVVSNFNPQIVKIENHFSEEESLDLFASCLDVEVSQLPRQAKKLHEICKGSPFHIALIGAELAENREKLIHDTKHWNYYLNKLEKKDLFFLTRHNGNPMKTIEVCINSLKPDILPLFKMLCILPDNVKVSAKVLSKLWNKDVARVETIMKQLRTKSLITQLYDHEQQSYIYEIHDIIMNYLRSCHNEEETKKLHSDFLKNYGYIDVHNVPMQIVDDDYIAFYIGYHLARTKNYNNKWSLFNRLYLDLKFLGNKVRLTGPADVILDLQKYESHIANDELDQTLIFSIKEYLSRYGIDLHRYPCTDLVQSILQNESKGILYTKAWQVAKDRSAKNELYFEFLHEQNVEEIKHSTIDVKETITAVCFLGDYVLIGTNTGVIMFFHIATNKLRKQIQSTESAIKWLGVCPVNPPFVASLSADGFIKLWYIDDVVQDVTDDVIEEETEESYNNNFPTNVTIPPTLGPFLNCRWANNEETLITNTHKMIILYNTSGKVTHLLDNLYRDKEILRCVPCNYDKHVIVATSNSFHTVEMVDLKTKERQVFKESETVLDLATIPGSNRILGLKRKEVTEYEFRMSRRFSPNNNHSNNCQSKTVVTSDAVKENVSFISMAVNKTGTLLFVSTDDSRVICVDLKTNSYVFELGNRRGNVVSMAVSEVLVWDDFEPGSDVLLTGTGCIENTAKVWYLDAAYISHNTQRNGKVRLTTKFDTSFINIVSPHTPVVPPPNSVPQSANTTPKRHQSFVNSSNKEVVKRVVKTTMSLDRHTLKPLNLKGICNGNNEGVTQPLLAVVDDKNNIQILRGRKLVSEIFTKQDEQITTVKISPCNQYVIFGLQSGIVRRYTIRTKDTKDIMDVYSMVQYMSFVNPNLLMVAGKNRCLMAYRFTVGGDWKPEMLQRGNTNLGSQEILNDIKGIISNKSNHSDNISSSGSDSSTNSRDRRFRNGDKKNLCKASSLVNCYWVQDVGLITIESNATIKLWDENLQLSSVLNGRQMEVCIYCSDFKKNVLVICDNANLSFQTFELKKREPIELRTIQEYKLNNRICSCALTADGNILAMGLDSGDVVVWNVPNKRQLKLLKHHKTKVQYCSFSPIPERLYRSSVHSPSAIMLSPPSFDDDSQPPLVLVTMATEIVWWNITYVIRTRKVLWNKPGGWNVVTPVTSPIDPRNETPTHNSSSDSSAADNFFFGGDCLDPKQYWKANWKKKTYKEGSKRKEILSCIKLSGMNAKQICHDENFSCFVTVDNPGHIHIMNLMNSCNT, via the exons ATGGACATCAAGAACCGGATGTTGCTGCAGCACCATCAGCAGGATATCGTCAGGGATCTGGACGTCAACTACATACTAGACGAGCTGTTCACGAACAATGCCATATCGAACGAAGTATTCGATCACATCTACAACTTG ACGGACCGAGTGGACCGCACACGATACCTCCTCGATACGTTACTGCAGAGCGGCAATAACAACGCTTTCAATGCGTTTGTGGACAGCTTGGCGAAAGACTACAAGTGGTTATGGGAGAAGTTGGCTGTGGAGAACAATACAACTATGATCGAAGACAGTTTCGAGGATAGCCTGAGCAGGGGAGATGTGCCGCGACTGCCTGATCATTTTGTTAGGAGAATGGCTTTG GAGCGAGACATACTAGTGAAGTTAAGATCACTAAACCGGCATCAAATCCTAGTTCTTCACGGTATGTCTGGATGCGGGAAGACTGCTCTAGCGATCAGTCTGCTGCGAAGTAACCCTTTGCTGATCACTTCAGACTTCAACGGGGTTATGTTTTGGCTCAATTTTGGCGACTGCAAGTCTGATGACGACATTATTGCTCAACAGAATAA GTTATACCGCAAAGCATCATCACTATCACTACACATTTCACACATGCGACCCACCATATCAATGTCCAGCATATGTTCCAACGCGGACTCCTTATCTAGCTACGATCTATCCTGGCAGGAGTTGAGAGATAGACTCAAGTCTTTATTCGCTGAGGCGCAACTAAAAGATGCCTTGTTGGTACTTGATGAGTTAAATGAGAAGAAGTGTCTGGAAGCGTTCGATATTGGCTGCAGGATATTGGTTACCACAAGGGATACGGATGTTGTGTCCAATTTCAATCCGCAGATTGTGAAG ATAGAAAACCACTTCTCAGAGGAGGAATCCCTAGATCTATTTGCGTCGTGTCTAGACGTGGAAGTGTCACAGTTGCCCCGACAAGCGAAGAAATTGCATGAAATATGTAAGGGCAGTCCGTTCCATATCGCTCTCATAGGAGCTGAGCTGGCTGAAAATAGAGAAAAATTGATCCACGACACGAAACATTGGAACTACTATTTGAATAAGTTGGAGAAGAAGGACTTGTTTTT TTTAACAAGGCACAATGGTAACCCAATGAAAACAATCGAAGTCTGCATTAACTCCTTAAAACCCGACATCCTACCGCTATTCAAAATGCTGTGCATACTACCCGACAACGTAAAAGTGTCTGCCAAAGTCCTGAGCAAACTATGGAACAAGGACGTTGCCAGAGTCGAAACCATCATGAAGCAATTACGAACCAAATCACTAATAACACAGCTATATGACCATGAACAACAAAGCTACATCTACGAAATACATGATATAATAATGAATTACTTACGAAGCTGTCACAACGAAGAGGAAACTAAGAAATTACACTCCGATTTCCTTAAAAATTATGGTTATATAGACGTACATAATGTACCAATGCAAATTGTGGATGATGATTACATAGCCTTTTATATTGGCTATCATTTGGCGAGAAcgaaaaattacaataataagtGGAGTTTGTTCAATAGGTTGTATTTGGATCTCAAGTTTTTAGGCAATAAAGTGAGACTGACCGGACCTGCGGATGTCATTTTGGATTTGCAGAAGTATGAGAGTCATATAGCTAATGAT GAGCTAGACCAAACGCTAATATTTAGCATCAaagagtacctaagtaggtacggcATAGATCTACATCGGTACCCGTGCACTGATCTCGTGCAAAGCATACTGCAGAACGAGTCTAAAGGGATCCTGTACACTAAAGCGTGGCAAGTCGCTAAGGACAGGAGTGCCAAGAATGAGCTGTATTTTGAGTTTTT GCATGAACAAAACGTGGAGGAAATCAAGCACTCGACGATAGACGTAAAAGAAACGATTACGGCGGTGTGTTTTCTTGGCGATTATGTACTAATCGGCACTAATACTGGAGTCATTATG TTTTTCCATATAGCAACAAACAAACTGAGGAAGCAGATACAAAGCACGGAATCGGCTATCAAATGGCTCGGAGTGTGTCCCGTCAACCCGCCGTTTGTTGCATCACTATCCGCGGATGGGTTCATCAAATTGTGGTACATTGATGACGTGGTGCAGGATGTGACCGATGACGTCATTGAAGAGG AAACGGAGGAATCATACAACAACAATTTCCCGACCAATGTAACCATACCACCGACTCTCGGGCCTTTCCTCAACTGTCGATGGGCGAACAACGAAGAGACTTTAATAACAAACACGCACAAAATGATCATCCTATACAACACATCTGGCAAAGTTACACATCTCTTGGATAACTTGTACAGAGATAAAGAGATCCTGCGATGTGTCCCATGCAACTACGACAAACATGTTATAGTGGCCACGAGTAACAGCTTTCATACTGTGGAGATGGTTGATTTAAAGACTAAAGAAAGACAGGTGTTTAAAGAGTCTGAAACAGTATTGGATTTAGCCACAATCCCTG GTAGCAATAGAATCCTAGGTCTCAAAAGGAAAGAAGTCACCGAATACGAGTTCAGAATGTCGCGTCGCTTCAGCCCGAACAACAATCACAGTAACAACTGTCAAAGCAAGACCGTAGTGACTAGTGAtgcagtgaaggaaaacgtaTCGTTTATATCGATGGCCGTCAACAAGACTGGGACGCTCCTTTTTGTTTCCACGGACGATAGTCGTGTGATTTGTGTCGATTTGAAGACCAACTCGTATGTTTTCGAATTGGGGAATAGACGAGG gaATGTGGTGTCAATGGCAGTAAGTGAAGTGCTGGTATGGGATGATTTCGAGCCCGGATCGGACGTTCTACTGACAGGCACTGGGTGTATAGAGAACACCGCGAAAGTGTGGTACTTGGACGCTGCTTATATCTCGCACAACACACAGAGAAATgg CAAGGTCCGCTTAACAACAAAGTTCGACACGAGTTTCATCAACATAGTATCGCCGCACACCCCAGTCGTTCCGCCGCCCAACAGCGTCCCCCAAAGCGCCAACACAACGCCCAAGCGACACCAATCATTTGTCAACTCCTCCAACAAGGAAGTGGTCAAGCGAGTGGTCAAGACTACGATGAGTCTTGACAGGCATACACTGAAACCGCTGAATTTGAAGGGGATATGCAATGGGAATAACGAAGGAGTCACACAGCCCTTATTGGCGGTTGTCGATGATAAAAACAATATACAG atattgcGTGGAAGAAAATTAGTATCAGAAATCTTCACAAAGCAAGACGAACAAATCACAACAGTCAAAATATCACCATGCAACCAATACGTAATATTCGGCCTGCAGTCTGGTATAGTACGAAGGTATACCATCCGTACCAAAGACACCAAGGACATTATGGATGTGTATAGTATGGTTCAGTACATGAGTTTTGTGAACCCCAATTTGTTGATGGTTGCGGGGAAGAACCGGTGTTTGATGGCGTATAGGTTCACTGTGGGTGGGGATTGGAAGCCTGAGATGTTGCAGCGGGGTAACACTAATCTTGGATCGCAggagattttaaatgatattaaGG GAATAATATCGAACAAATCGAACCACTCAGACAATATATCAAGCTCGGGCAGTGATTCAAGCACTAACTCAAGAGATCGCCGCTTCCGAAATGGCGATAAGAAAAATCTCTGCAAAGCCTCCTCATTGGTCAATTGCTACTGGGTGCAAGACGTTGGCCTGATAACCATAGAGTCCAACGCCACTATAAAGCTTTGGGATGAGAATTTGCAGTTATCCAGCGTTCTGAACGGTCGACAGATGGAAGTGTGCATTTATTGTTCGGATTTCAAGAAAAATGTGCTGGTTATATGCGACAATGCGAACTTGTCTTTTCAg ACATTTGAACTAAAAAAGCGCGAGCCCATTGAGTTACGAACGATACAAGAATACAAGCTAAACAACAGGATATGTTCGTGCGCGCTCACGGCTGACGGAAACATACTCGCTATGGGACTGGACTCTGGCGATGTAGTG GTATGGAACGTCCCAAACAAGCGGCAACTGAAACTCCTAAAGCATCACAAGACGAAAGTTCAGTACTGTTCCTTCTCCCCCATACCGGAGCGATTGTACCGCTCGTCCGTCCACTCGCCATCGGCTATCATGCTGAGCCCGCCCTCGTTTGACGACGACTCGCAACCGCCGCTTGTGCTGGTCACCATGGCAACGGAGATCGTGTGGTGGAACATCACCTATGTCATACGCACGAGGAAAGTGCTGTGGAA TAAGCCCGGTGGCTGGAACGTGGTGACCCCAGTGACCAGCCCCATAGACCCCCGCAACGAGACGCCCACGCACAACTCTAGCAGCGACTCGAGCGCGGCGGACAACTTCTTTTTCGGCGGCGACTGTCTCGACCCCAAACAGTATTGGAAGGCCAATTGGAAGAAAAAGAC
- the LOC123870081 gene encoding uncharacterized protein LOC123870081 isoform X2, which produces MDIKNRMLLQHHQQDIVRDLDVNYILDELFTNNAISNEVFDHIYNLTDRVDRTRYLLDTLLQSGNNNAFNAFVDSLAKDYKWLWEKLAVENNTTMIEDSFEDSLSRGDVPRLPDHFVRRMALERDILVKLRSLNRHQILVLHGMSGCGKTALAISLLRSNPLLITSDFNGVMFWLNFGDCKSDDDIIAQQNKLYRKASSLSLHISHMRPTISMSSICSNADSLSSYDLSWQELRDRLKSLFAEAQLKDALLVLDELNEKKCLEAFDIGCRILVTTRDTDVVSNFNPQIVKIENHFSEEESLDLFASCLDVEVSQLPRQAKKLHEICKGSPFHIALIGAELAENREKLIHDTKHWNYYLNKLEKKDLFFLTRHNGNPMKTIEVCINSLKPDILPLFKMLCILPDNVKVSAKVLSKLWNKDVARVETIMKQLRTKSLITQLYDHEQQSYIYEIHDIIMNYLRSCHNEEETKKLHSDFLKNYGYIDVHNVPMQIVDDDYIAFYIGYHLARTKNYNNKWSLFNRLYLDLKFLGNKVRLTGPADVILDLQKYESHIANDELDQTLIFSIKEYLSRYGIDLHRYPCTDLVQSILQNESKGILYTKAWQVAKDRSAKNELYFEFLHEQNVEEIKHSTIDVKETITAVCFLGDYVLIGTNTGVIMFFHIATNKLRKQIQSTESAIKWLGVCPVNPPFVASLSADGFIKLWYIDDVVQDVTDDVIEEETEESYNNNFPTNVTIPPTLGPFLNCRWANNEETLITNTHKMIILYNTSGKVTHLLDNLYRDKEILRCVPCNYDKHVIVATSNSFHTVEMVDLKTKERQVFKESETVLDLATIPGSNRILGLKRKEVTEYEFRMSRRFSPNNNHSNNCQSKTVVTSDAVKENVSFISMAVNKTGTLLFVSTDDSRVICVDLKTNSYVFELGNRRGNVVSMAVSEVLVWDDFEPGSDVLLTGTGCIENTAKVWYLDAAYISHNTQRNGKVRLTTKFDTSFINIVSPHTPVVPPPNSVPQSANTTPKRHQSFVNSSNKEVVKRVVKTTMSLDRHTLKPLNLKGICNGNNEGVTQPLLAVVDDKNNIQILRGRKLVSEIFTKQDEQITTVKISPCNQYVIFGLQSGIVRRYTIRTKDTKDIMDVYSMVQYMSFVNPNLLMVAGKNRCLMAYRFTVGGDWKPEMLQRGNTNLGSQEILNDIKGISNKSNHSDNISSSGSDSSTNSRDRRFRNGDKKNLCKASSLVNCYWVQDVGLITIESNATIKLWDENLQLSSVLNGRQMEVCIYCSDFKKNVLVICDNANLSFQTFELKKREPIELRTIQEYKLNNRICSCALTADGNILAMGLDSGDVVVWNVPNKRQLKLLKHHKTKVQYCSFSPIPERLYRSSVHSPSAIMLSPPSFDDDSQPPLVLVTMATEIVWWNITYVIRTRKVLWNKPGGWNVVTPVTSPIDPRNETPTHNSSSDSSAADNFFFGGDCLDPKQYWKANWKKKTYKEGSKRKEILSCIKLSGMNAKQICHDENFSCFVTVDNPGHIHIMNLMNSCNT; this is translated from the exons ATGGACATCAAGAACCGGATGTTGCTGCAGCACCATCAGCAGGATATCGTCAGGGATCTGGACGTCAACTACATACTAGACGAGCTGTTCACGAACAATGCCATATCGAACGAAGTATTCGATCACATCTACAACTTG ACGGACCGAGTGGACCGCACACGATACCTCCTCGATACGTTACTGCAGAGCGGCAATAACAACGCTTTCAATGCGTTTGTGGACAGCTTGGCGAAAGACTACAAGTGGTTATGGGAGAAGTTGGCTGTGGAGAACAATACAACTATGATCGAAGACAGTTTCGAGGATAGCCTGAGCAGGGGAGATGTGCCGCGACTGCCTGATCATTTTGTTAGGAGAATGGCTTTG GAGCGAGACATACTAGTGAAGTTAAGATCACTAAACCGGCATCAAATCCTAGTTCTTCACGGTATGTCTGGATGCGGGAAGACTGCTCTAGCGATCAGTCTGCTGCGAAGTAACCCTTTGCTGATCACTTCAGACTTCAACGGGGTTATGTTTTGGCTCAATTTTGGCGACTGCAAGTCTGATGACGACATTATTGCTCAACAGAATAA GTTATACCGCAAAGCATCATCACTATCACTACACATTTCACACATGCGACCCACCATATCAATGTCCAGCATATGTTCCAACGCGGACTCCTTATCTAGCTACGATCTATCCTGGCAGGAGTTGAGAGATAGACTCAAGTCTTTATTCGCTGAGGCGCAACTAAAAGATGCCTTGTTGGTACTTGATGAGTTAAATGAGAAGAAGTGTCTGGAAGCGTTCGATATTGGCTGCAGGATATTGGTTACCACAAGGGATACGGATGTTGTGTCCAATTTCAATCCGCAGATTGTGAAG ATAGAAAACCACTTCTCAGAGGAGGAATCCCTAGATCTATTTGCGTCGTGTCTAGACGTGGAAGTGTCACAGTTGCCCCGACAAGCGAAGAAATTGCATGAAATATGTAAGGGCAGTCCGTTCCATATCGCTCTCATAGGAGCTGAGCTGGCTGAAAATAGAGAAAAATTGATCCACGACACGAAACATTGGAACTACTATTTGAATAAGTTGGAGAAGAAGGACTTGTTTTT TTTAACAAGGCACAATGGTAACCCAATGAAAACAATCGAAGTCTGCATTAACTCCTTAAAACCCGACATCCTACCGCTATTCAAAATGCTGTGCATACTACCCGACAACGTAAAAGTGTCTGCCAAAGTCCTGAGCAAACTATGGAACAAGGACGTTGCCAGAGTCGAAACCATCATGAAGCAATTACGAACCAAATCACTAATAACACAGCTATATGACCATGAACAACAAAGCTACATCTACGAAATACATGATATAATAATGAATTACTTACGAAGCTGTCACAACGAAGAGGAAACTAAGAAATTACACTCCGATTTCCTTAAAAATTATGGTTATATAGACGTACATAATGTACCAATGCAAATTGTGGATGATGATTACATAGCCTTTTATATTGGCTATCATTTGGCGAGAAcgaaaaattacaataataagtGGAGTTTGTTCAATAGGTTGTATTTGGATCTCAAGTTTTTAGGCAATAAAGTGAGACTGACCGGACCTGCGGATGTCATTTTGGATTTGCAGAAGTATGAGAGTCATATAGCTAATGAT GAGCTAGACCAAACGCTAATATTTAGCATCAaagagtacctaagtaggtacggcATAGATCTACATCGGTACCCGTGCACTGATCTCGTGCAAAGCATACTGCAGAACGAGTCTAAAGGGATCCTGTACACTAAAGCGTGGCAAGTCGCTAAGGACAGGAGTGCCAAGAATGAGCTGTATTTTGAGTTTTT GCATGAACAAAACGTGGAGGAAATCAAGCACTCGACGATAGACGTAAAAGAAACGATTACGGCGGTGTGTTTTCTTGGCGATTATGTACTAATCGGCACTAATACTGGAGTCATTATG TTTTTCCATATAGCAACAAACAAACTGAGGAAGCAGATACAAAGCACGGAATCGGCTATCAAATGGCTCGGAGTGTGTCCCGTCAACCCGCCGTTTGTTGCATCACTATCCGCGGATGGGTTCATCAAATTGTGGTACATTGATGACGTGGTGCAGGATGTGACCGATGACGTCATTGAAGAGG AAACGGAGGAATCATACAACAACAATTTCCCGACCAATGTAACCATACCACCGACTCTCGGGCCTTTCCTCAACTGTCGATGGGCGAACAACGAAGAGACTTTAATAACAAACACGCACAAAATGATCATCCTATACAACACATCTGGCAAAGTTACACATCTCTTGGATAACTTGTACAGAGATAAAGAGATCCTGCGATGTGTCCCATGCAACTACGACAAACATGTTATAGTGGCCACGAGTAACAGCTTTCATACTGTGGAGATGGTTGATTTAAAGACTAAAGAAAGACAGGTGTTTAAAGAGTCTGAAACAGTATTGGATTTAGCCACAATCCCTG GTAGCAATAGAATCCTAGGTCTCAAAAGGAAAGAAGTCACCGAATACGAGTTCAGAATGTCGCGTCGCTTCAGCCCGAACAACAATCACAGTAACAACTGTCAAAGCAAGACCGTAGTGACTAGTGAtgcagtgaaggaaaacgtaTCGTTTATATCGATGGCCGTCAACAAGACTGGGACGCTCCTTTTTGTTTCCACGGACGATAGTCGTGTGATTTGTGTCGATTTGAAGACCAACTCGTATGTTTTCGAATTGGGGAATAGACGAGG gaATGTGGTGTCAATGGCAGTAAGTGAAGTGCTGGTATGGGATGATTTCGAGCCCGGATCGGACGTTCTACTGACAGGCACTGGGTGTATAGAGAACACCGCGAAAGTGTGGTACTTGGACGCTGCTTATATCTCGCACAACACACAGAGAAATgg CAAGGTCCGCTTAACAACAAAGTTCGACACGAGTTTCATCAACATAGTATCGCCGCACACCCCAGTCGTTCCGCCGCCCAACAGCGTCCCCCAAAGCGCCAACACAACGCCCAAGCGACACCAATCATTTGTCAACTCCTCCAACAAGGAAGTGGTCAAGCGAGTGGTCAAGACTACGATGAGTCTTGACAGGCATACACTGAAACCGCTGAATTTGAAGGGGATATGCAATGGGAATAACGAAGGAGTCACACAGCCCTTATTGGCGGTTGTCGATGATAAAAACAATATACAG atattgcGTGGAAGAAAATTAGTATCAGAAATCTTCACAAAGCAAGACGAACAAATCACAACAGTCAAAATATCACCATGCAACCAATACGTAATATTCGGCCTGCAGTCTGGTATAGTACGAAGGTATACCATCCGTACCAAAGACACCAAGGACATTATGGATGTGTATAGTATGGTTCAGTACATGAGTTTTGTGAACCCCAATTTGTTGATGGTTGCGGGGAAGAACCGGTGTTTGATGGCGTATAGGTTCACTGTGGGTGGGGATTGGAAGCCTGAGATGTTGCAGCGGGGTAACACTAATCTTGGATCGCAggagattttaaatgatattaaGGG AATATCGAACAAATCGAACCACTCAGACAATATATCAAGCTCGGGCAGTGATTCAAGCACTAACTCAAGAGATCGCCGCTTCCGAAATGGCGATAAGAAAAATCTCTGCAAAGCCTCCTCATTGGTCAATTGCTACTGGGTGCAAGACGTTGGCCTGATAACCATAGAGTCCAACGCCACTATAAAGCTTTGGGATGAGAATTTGCAGTTATCCAGCGTTCTGAACGGTCGACAGATGGAAGTGTGCATTTATTGTTCGGATTTCAAGAAAAATGTGCTGGTTATATGCGACAATGCGAACTTGTCTTTTCAg ACATTTGAACTAAAAAAGCGCGAGCCCATTGAGTTACGAACGATACAAGAATACAAGCTAAACAACAGGATATGTTCGTGCGCGCTCACGGCTGACGGAAACATACTCGCTATGGGACTGGACTCTGGCGATGTAGTG GTATGGAACGTCCCAAACAAGCGGCAACTGAAACTCCTAAAGCATCACAAGACGAAAGTTCAGTACTGTTCCTTCTCCCCCATACCGGAGCGATTGTACCGCTCGTCCGTCCACTCGCCATCGGCTATCATGCTGAGCCCGCCCTCGTTTGACGACGACTCGCAACCGCCGCTTGTGCTGGTCACCATGGCAACGGAGATCGTGTGGTGGAACATCACCTATGTCATACGCACGAGGAAAGTGCTGTGGAA TAAGCCCGGTGGCTGGAACGTGGTGACCCCAGTGACCAGCCCCATAGACCCCCGCAACGAGACGCCCACGCACAACTCTAGCAGCGACTCGAGCGCGGCGGACAACTTCTTTTTCGGCGGCGACTGTCTCGACCCCAAACAGTATTGGAAGGCCAATTGGAAGAAAAAGAC